A single genomic interval of Musa acuminata AAA Group cultivar baxijiao chromosome BXJ3-4, Cavendish_Baxijiao_AAA, whole genome shotgun sequence harbors:
- the LOC135636513 gene encoding cullin-1 yields the protein MAMHERKTIDLEQGWEFMQKGITKLKNILEGLPESQFSSEDYMMLYTTIYNMCTQKPPHDYSQQLYDKYRESFEEYITSMVLPSLREKHDEYMLRELVKRWLNHKVMVRWLSRFFHYLDRYFVARRSLPPLNEVGLTCFRDLVYQEIKGKVKDAVISLIDQEREGEQIDRALLKNVLDIFVEIGLGNMECYENDFEADLLKDTAAYYSRKASNWILEDSCPDYMLKAEECLKREKDRVAHYLHSSSEQKLLEKVQHELLFAYASQLLEKEHSGCHALLRDDKVDDLSRMYRLFCRIPRGLDPVSQIFKQHVTSEGTALVKQAEDAASNKKAEKRDVVGLQEQVFVRKVIELHDKYLAYVNDCFQNHSLFHKALKEAFEVFCNKGVAGSSSAELLATFCDNILKKGGSEKLSDEAIEETLEKVVKLLAYISDKDLFAEFYRKKLARRLLFDKSANDDHERSILTKLKQQCGGQFTSKMEGMVTDLTLARENQSNFEDYLNSNPHANPGMDLTVTVLTTGFWPSYKSFDLNLPAEMVKCVEVFREFYQTKTKHRKLTWIYSLGTCNINGKFEPKTMELIVTTYQAATLLLFNASDRLSYSEIVTQLNLTDDDVVRLLHSLSCAKYKILNKEPNTKSISPNDVFEFNSKFSDKMRRIKIPLPPVDEKKKVIEDVDQDRRYAIDASIVRIMKSRKVLGYQQLVMECVEQLGRMFKPDFKAIKKRMEDLITRDYLERDKDNPNLFRYLA from the exons ATGGCGATGCACGAGAGGAAGACGATCGATTTGGAGCAGGGATGGGAGTTCATGCAGAAGGGCATCACTAAACTGAAGAACATCTTGGAGGGGCTTCCGGAGTCGCAGTTCAGCTCGGAGGATTACATGATGCTCTACAC GACTATCTACAACATGTGCACCCAGAAACCCCCTCACGATTACTCGCAGCAGCTATATGACAAGTACAGGGAGTCGTTTGAGGAATACATCACGTCCATG GTATTGCCATCTTTGAGAGAGAAGCATGATGAATATATGTTGAGAGAGCTAGTCAAAAGATGGTTAAATCATAAAGTTATGGTCAGATGGCTTTCCCGGTTTTTTCATTATCTTGACCGATATTTTGTCGCTCGGAGGTCACTTCCACCACTGAATGAAGTTGGGCTTACCTGCTTCCGTGATCTG GTTTATCAGGAGATTAAAGGCAAAGTTAAAGATGCTGTCATTTCTTTG ATTGACCAAGAGCGAGAGGGGGAACAAATTGATAGAGCTTTATTGAAGAATGTCTTGGACATTTTTGTTGAGATTGGGCTAGGTAACATGGAGTGTTACGAAAATGACTTCGAAGCAGATCTGCTTAAAGATACTGCAGCATATTATTCTAGGAAAGCTTCAAATTGGATTTTAGAAGATTCATGTCCAGATTACATGTTAAAG GCTGAGGAGTGCTTAAAGCGGGAAAAGGATAGGGTTGCTCATTACTTGCATTCAAGCAGTGAACAGAAGTTGTTGGAG aaAGTGCAACATGAGTTGCTATTTGCATATGCAAGCCAACTTCTGGAAAAGGAACATTCTGGGTGCCATGCCTTACTTCGAGATGACAAG GTGGATGACCTCTCGCGTATGTATAGGCTCTTTTGCAGAATACCTCGTGGCCTAGATCCTGTTTCTCAAATATTTAAGCAG CATGTGACTTCTGAGGGTACAGCCTTGGTTAAACAAGCAGAGGATGCTGCAAGTAACAAGAAG GCAGAAAAAAGGGATGTGGTTGGTCTGCAAGAACAG GTTTTTGTTAGAAAAGTTATTGAGCTGCATGACAAGTACTTGGCATATGTGAATGACTGCTTTCAGAATCACTCCCTTTTCCATAAG GCACTGAAAGAGGCATTTGAGGTTTTCTGCAACAAGGGTGTTGCAGGCAGTTCAAGTGCTGAGTTGCTGGCTACCTTTTGTGATAATATTCTTAAGAAGGGCGGAAGTGAAAAACTCAGTGACGAAGCAATTGAGGAGACACTTGAGAAA GTTGTAAAGTTGCTTGCTTATATCAGTGACAAAGATCTGTTTGCCGAGTTTTATAG GAAGAAGCTTGCTCGGAGGTTGCTGTTTGACAAAAGTGCTAATGATGACCATGAGAGGAGTATTTTGACAAAGCTAAAGCAGCAATGCGGAGGACAGTTTACCTCAAAGATGGAGGGCATG GTGACTGATCTAACTCTTGCCAGAGAGAACCAATCTAATTTTGAGGACTATCTGAACAGTAACCCTCATGCAAATCCGGGGATGGATCTAACTGTAACTGTTCTGACAACTGGTTTCTGGCCAAGTTACAAATCATTTGATCTCAACCTTCCTGCTGAAATG GTTAAATGTGTAGAAGTGTTCAGAGAGTTTTATCAGACAAAAACCAAACATAGAAAGCTTACATGGATTTATTCTTTGGGGACATGTAACATCAATGGAAAGTTTGAACCCAAGACAATGGAGCTTATTGTGACGACTTATCAG GCTGCGACTCTGCTTCTATTCAATGCATCAGATAGATTGAGTTATTCAGAGATTGTCACTCAGCTTAATTTGACTGACGATGATGTAGTCAGATTGCTCCATTCCCTTTCTTGTGCCAAATATAAGATTCTTAATAAAGAGCCGAATACAAAATCCATTTCTCCAAACGACGTCTTTGAGTTCAATTCCAAATTCAGTGACAAAATGAGAAGGATCAAG ATACCTCTCCCCCCAGTGGATGAGAAGAAGAAGGTAATAGAAGATGTTGACCAGGATCGAAGATATGCTATTGATGCCTCCATTGTGCGTATTATGAAAAGTCGTAAAGTTTTGGGCTATCAACAACTGGTGATGGAATGTGTTGAACAACTTGGTCGCATGTTCAAG CCTGATTTCAAAGCCATTAAGAAACGAATGGAAGATCTGATCACCAGAGATTATTTAGAGCGTGATAAGGACAACCCAAATCTTTTCAGATACTTGGCCTGA